The following coding sequences are from one Collimonas arenae window:
- a CDS encoding NAD(P)/FAD-dependent oxidoreductase has product MSSNDSAPSALRVVVIGAGIIGAACAIELLRDGHQVTLVEAGDPGGTQATSYGNAAWLSPASVIPMSMPGLWKKIPQYLLDKNSPLTLRWRALPALFPWLIRFLLAGASVARVEATARALTALLREAPARHRALAAEAGVPELIISRGLLYAYPNRAAFEAEALAWRLRRDNQISWKELDAQALHELAPEIGETYQFGILLEQGANCLDPGTYVAALVKHAVAQGATLLRARASGFDIQNGHLRAVLTDAGELACDRAVIAAGIHSKALAKLAGDNICMESERGYHVIVENPPFKLATPVMSGDTKIGYTSTLAGFRVAGQVELTSMPAAPDWSRADKLLQHAMAAYPALAKSTKTAVIQRWMGNRPSTTDGRPVLGQASGCAQIFHAFGHGHIGLVSGPTSGRLVADLISGRPPIIDPAPYSVTRFPWNRAGKN; this is encoded by the coding sequence ATGAGTTCAAATGACAGCGCCCCCAGCGCGTTGCGAGTAGTCGTTATTGGCGCCGGCATCATCGGCGCTGCCTGCGCCATCGAGTTGCTGCGCGACGGTCATCAGGTCACACTGGTAGAAGCTGGCGATCCCGGCGGAACGCAGGCCACCAGCTATGGCAACGCGGCCTGGTTGAGTCCGGCTTCGGTGATACCGATGTCGATGCCAGGCTTGTGGAAAAAAATACCCCAGTACCTGCTCGACAAAAACAGTCCGCTGACGTTACGTTGGCGTGCGTTGCCGGCACTATTTCCCTGGCTGATCCGCTTCCTGTTGGCAGGCGCTAGCGTCGCCAGGGTCGAAGCCACCGCGCGCGCGCTGACCGCCCTGCTGCGTGAGGCGCCGGCACGGCACCGGGCGCTGGCCGCAGAAGCCGGAGTACCGGAATTAATCATCAGCCGCGGCCTGCTTTACGCCTACCCGAACCGCGCTGCCTTTGAGGCCGAAGCATTGGCCTGGCGCTTGCGGCGCGACAATCAGATAAGCTGGAAAGAGCTGGATGCGCAGGCGTTGCACGAACTGGCGCCGGAAATTGGCGAGACCTATCAGTTCGGCATCTTGTTGGAACAAGGCGCAAATTGCCTCGATCCCGGCACCTATGTAGCGGCACTGGTAAAACATGCCGTCGCCCAAGGCGCCACTCTGCTCCGTGCTCGCGCTTCCGGATTTGACATCCAGAACGGTCATTTGCGCGCGGTCCTGACCGACGCCGGGGAACTTGCCTGCGATCGCGCGGTGATCGCCGCCGGCATTCACTCCAAGGCACTGGCCAAATTGGCAGGCGATAACATCTGCATGGAAAGCGAACGCGGCTATCACGTGATCGTCGAAAATCCGCCATTCAAGCTGGCCACACCGGTGATGTCCGGCGATACCAAGATCGGCTACACGTCGACGCTGGCCGGCTTCCGCGTCGCAGGCCAGGTAGAGCTGACCAGCATGCCGGCAGCACCTGACTGGAGCCGCGCCGACAAGCTTCTGCAACATGCAATGGCCGCCTACCCGGCGCTGGCCAAATCGACCAAGACAGCCGTCATCCAGCGCTGGATGGGCAATCGTCCATCCACTACCGATGGCCGGCCGGTACTCGGTCAAGCATCGGGCTGCGCGCAAATATTCCACGCTTTTGGGCATGGGCATATCGGCCTGGTATCGGGACCGACGTCCGGCCGCCTGGTGGCAGACCTGATCTCTGGACGACCGCCCATCATCGATCCGGCGCCGTATTCGGTGACGCGCTTCCCCTGGAATCGCGCCGGCAAAAACTAG
- a CDS encoding aspartate/glutamate racemase family protein, translating into MIIRGGRAIYGESVGILVLDTKFPRIPGDVGNATTFDFPVRYKVVHGAQAKEIVAAPDRARALLPAFIEAAKELESDGVRAITTTCGFLTIVQDEIAEAVNVPMITSSLFLIPMLRRMLGPKRRIGIVTANAQSLSPAHLLAAGIDPGWNLLVRGMESRPSFGSILGTGNTNDDTLDVDETRREVVEVCRAMQAEAPDLSAFLFECTNLQPYAAAVQQATGLPIFGIYHVVNLLHSGVIAPGFARGYL; encoded by the coding sequence ATGATCATCCGCGGAGGACGCGCCATTTATGGAGAAAGTGTCGGCATCCTTGTGCTGGACACAAAATTCCCGAGAATCCCCGGCGACGTCGGCAACGCCACCACCTTCGACTTCCCTGTGCGTTACAAGGTCGTGCACGGGGCGCAGGCCAAGGAAATCGTTGCCGCGCCGGATCGCGCCCGCGCGCTATTGCCAGCATTTATCGAGGCAGCCAAGGAATTGGAAAGCGATGGCGTGCGCGCGATCACCACGACTTGCGGCTTCCTGACGATTGTCCAGGATGAAATTGCCGAAGCCGTCAATGTACCGATGATCACATCAAGCCTGTTCCTGATACCGATGCTGCGCCGCATGCTCGGGCCGAAACGCAGGATCGGCATCGTCACGGCGAATGCGCAAAGTCTGTCGCCGGCGCATTTGCTGGCGGCAGGCATTGATCCCGGCTGGAATTTGCTGGTGAGAGGCATGGAGTCGCGTCCGTCTTTCGGTAGCATCCTCGGCACCGGCAACACAAATGATGACACATTGGATGTCGATGAAACGCGACGGGAAGTTGTTGAGGTATGCCGGGCGATGCAGGCCGAAGCGCCTGACCTGAGCGCATTCCTGTTCGAATGCACCAACCTGCAACCCTACGCGGCGGCAGTACAGCAGGCGACCGGACTGCCGATCTTCGGCATCTATCACGTCGTTAATTTGCTGCACTCGGGAGTGATAGCGCCCGGCTTTGCGCGTGGCTATCTATAG
- a CDS encoding amino acid ABC transporter ATP-binding protein translates to MGSEMISIRNLKKCFGDNVVLKDISLEISKGSVVAMIGPSGSGKSTLLRCINLLTIPDAGTVNVGGQSIAFDGKHTKLPKAKDLAHFRSKTGMVFQHFNLFPHMTVRQNVMEGMVTVLKIPKQDARITADALLQRVGLSDRADAYPGMLSGGQKQRVAIARALAMKPDVMLFDEATSALDPELVGEVLSVIRSLAADGMTMILVTHEIAFAREVADQVIFMRDGVVVECGPPSVVIDNPEKEATRSFLSRFKTANINAA, encoded by the coding sequence ATGGGCAGTGAAATGATTTCAATCCGCAATCTTAAAAAATGCTTTGGCGATAACGTCGTCTTGAAGGATATCTCGTTGGAGATCAGCAAAGGCTCGGTAGTGGCGATGATCGGTCCGTCAGGATCGGGCAAATCGACTTTGCTACGTTGCATCAACCTGCTTACCATCCCCGACGCCGGCACAGTCAACGTCGGCGGCCAGTCGATCGCGTTTGACGGCAAGCACACCAAACTGCCGAAAGCCAAGGACCTGGCGCACTTTCGCTCCAAGACCGGTATGGTTTTCCAGCATTTCAATTTATTCCCGCACATGACCGTGCGGCAGAATGTGATGGAAGGCATGGTCACGGTGCTCAAGATACCGAAGCAGGATGCGCGGATTACAGCCGACGCGCTACTGCAGCGGGTCGGATTGAGCGATCGTGCAGACGCCTATCCAGGCATGCTGTCGGGCGGCCAGAAGCAGCGCGTTGCGATCGCCAGGGCATTGGCCATGAAGCCCGATGTCATGCTGTTCGACGAAGCCACCTCGGCGCTGGATCCCGAACTGGTCGGCGAAGTACTGAGCGTTATCCGCTCGCTGGCGGCAGACGGCATGACCATGATCCTGGTGACGCACGAAATCGCCTTTGCCCGAGAAGTCGCCGACCAGGTCATCTTCATGCGCGACGGCGTCGTGGTCGAGTGCGGGCCGCCTAGCGTCGTCATCGACAATCCAGAGAAAGAAGCGACGCGCAGTTTCCTGTCGCGCTTCAAGACAGCAAACATCAACGCGGCGTGA
- a CDS encoding amino acid ABC transporter permease, translating into MYQWDFQTLWQYRNIIFVGFGYTIGYTIIVVILGLLVGLIAGLCRLSPKVYISGPFRVYVELFRCTPVLVQLIWFYYALPILTGIELTPGMAAVLALTLYGGAFYSEIIRGGVISIDPGQTEAGLALGMTQFQLMRRVVLPQAFKRMTPPLVSQSIMQLKNTSLLSVLAVPDLLYQGQIIAHDTYRPLEIYSLIAVLYFAILLPATILAKRLEVKMSDGGRA; encoded by the coding sequence ATGGGATTTTCAGACGCTCTGGCAGTACCGGAACATCATCTTCGTCGGCTTTGGCTACACCATCGGCTACACCATCATCGTCGTCATACTCGGCCTATTGGTTGGGCTCATTGCCGGCCTCTGCCGGCTGTCGCCGAAGGTATACATATCGGGCCCGTTCCGCGTTTACGTTGAACTGTTCAGATGCACGCCCGTCCTGGTTCAGCTGATCTGGTTTTACTACGCGCTGCCGATCCTCACCGGGATCGAGTTGACGCCGGGGATGGCGGCAGTCCTGGCGCTGACCTTGTATGGCGGCGCGTTCTATTCCGAAATCATTCGCGGTGGCGTCATTTCAATCGATCCGGGGCAAACGGAAGCCGGACTGGCATTGGGCATGACGCAGTTCCAACTGATGCGACGGGTGGTGTTGCCGCAGGCATTCAAGCGGATGACCCCGCCGCTGGTCAGCCAATCCATCATGCAGTTGAAAAACACTTCACTGTTATCGGTGCTGGCGGTGCCCGACCTGCTCTACCAAGGCCAGATCATCGCCCATGACACCTACCGGCCGCTGGAAATTTACTCGCTGATCGCAGTCCTGTATTTCGCCATCCTGCTGCCGGCGACGATTCTGGCAAAACGGCTAGAGGTAAAAATGTCTGACGGCGGGAGAGCATAG